Genomic window (Candidatus Atribacteria bacterium ADurb.Bin276):
GGTCGCTACATTAATTAAAGAGTGGGCACAATACATTGTGCCCCTACAATTTTATATTCTTTGGTAGGGGCTTGTTATCATGCCCGTTGGTTTTCAGGATAGAAAACGGGAAATTTAAATTTTACCTTAGATTCAAGGCTTTTGCCATAAAAAATATAAAAATACATCGAATTGATGGAGGGAGAGGGTATCATTGGTTTTGGCTGGTTTGGATGTAGGAACGAGTGGTTGTAAAGTTGTCCTTTTTCGTGAAGATGGAACTATGGTTGCTCAATCATACCGTGAATATCCTTTTATAACACCTCAGCCGGGTTGGTTGGAGATTAATCCCGAACATATTTGGGAAAGCGTTCTTGATGCACTTAACGAGGCTACGAAAAAGTCAAAAGAACCAATAGAAGTCGTAGCCGTTACCTCTCATGGGGAAACGCTTATTCCAATTGATAGATCTGGTAAAGCACTTTATAATGCTCTGGCAAATTTCGATACTCGAGCCCATACTTATATTGATTACTGGTTAGAAAGAGAAAACCCTTATAATATTTTTCGAATAACCGGCATGCCTCTGCATGGTATGTATACGGTTAATAAAATATTATGGCTCAAAGACCATTGTCCAGACGTTTTTAAAAAAACCTGGAAGTTTTGTTGTGTTGAGGATTATATTATTTATCGATTGACGGAAGATCAACCAGTAATCGACTATTCTTTGGCGGCTCGAACTATGCTTTTTGATGTAGTCAAAAAAGAATGGTCGGGAAAAATTTGTAAATTGGCAGGTGTTGACCCACAAAATCTCTCTCGAGCCATTCCCTCTGGAAGCATAGCTGGAACCATTAGCTCAAAAGTATCTGGCATAAGCGGCCTTCCAAAAAATCTTTTAATTGCCACTGGAGGCCATGACCAGCCTTGTGGAGTTTTGGGATGTGGAGTGAAAAACCCAGGTGAAGCGATGTATGGAATAGGAACCTCCGAATGCGTTGCGCTCAATCTTGGGGGAAGCGCCTTTTTTAGCAGAGAAATGTTGGAAAACAGTTTTTGCTGTTATCCTCATGTTGTGAAAGATTCCTACATTACTCTGGCGTATATAGCGTCAGGTGCGGTTGTGCTTCGTTGGTTTCGAGATGAGTTTGGATTTGAGGAACTT
Coding sequences:
- the xylB_1 gene encoding Xylulose kinase, whose amino-acid sequence is MVLAGLDVGTSGCKVVLFREDGTMVAQSYREYPFITPQPGWLEINPEHIWESVLDALNEATKKSKEPIEVVAVTSHGETLIPIDRSGKALYNALANFDTRAHTYIDYWLERENPYNIFRITGMPLHGMYTVNKILWLKDHCPDVFKKTWKFCCVEDYIIYRLTEDQPVIDYSLAARTMLFDVVKKEWSGKICKLAGVDPQNLSRAIPSGSIAGTISSKVSGISGLPKNLLIATGGHDQPCGVLGCGVKNPGEAMYGIGTSECVALNLGGSAFFSREMLENSFCCYPHVVKDSYITLAYIASGAVVLRWFRDEFGFEELEKAAQIGGSAYDLLLKEIPDKPASVFVLPHFSGTGTPYLDEKSRGAIIGLTLATSKEEVVKAILESLTYEMKINLDLYERFGLPINSLRVIGGGSRSRAWLQIKADILQKALIIPKTGEAVALGTAMLAGVAKGVFKSFEEAIDAMVSFEDSIQPNNSYLQNYNNRYQIYQLIYKDLLKVNRMISDLTREEQ